The Paracoccus liaowanqingii genome window below encodes:
- a CDS encoding heme biosynthesis protein HemY yields the protein MLLSLLKILLFFAVVLLLALGAVHLSETGQMLRLEYGGTEIALTPVKALVALLVLMVTAWLIFKLLGLLLAVLRFLVGDETAINRHFARSREKRGYAAFGEGMLAVASGEGKLAQDKAAKAAKYLNQPHLTNLLAAQAAETAGDRTRAIEIYRDLLSDDRTRFVGIRGLMRQKLAEGETHKALLLAQKAYALKPRHKEVQDTLLELQTKEHDWKGARQTLKDKRAQGDLPKDVALRRDAVLALQEASDVLAHGNSISAREAAISAAKASPDLIPAAVLAARSYAAQKDYRNASRILEKTWSVRPHPDIAAAYAEIVPDEKPDTRLKRFDNLMRKNPDHGETRLLKAELLISCEDFPGARRALGDLAETHPNVRTLSIMAAIERGEGADDSVVRGWLTRALTASRGPQWVCDKCHNVMHEWAPVCDSCGGFDTLTWREPDNVRTTPSATGAEMLPLLVGAPKPAPAPEPVAPHPAPTDAVPDLTDPVVPHPPGPAEPEGPRPVRELDMPAVPPGIVPRESDYRRVDDPSATVTTPEPVKPAKAPVKPEAAEPLIITPAPARKPDAAAADQPARPISEAEPVMIRPDVEPSDGSDSDKDRTRP from the coding sequence ATGTTGCTGTCACTGCTGAAAATCCTGCTGTTCTTCGCCGTCGTGCTGCTGCTGGCGCTGGGCGCCGTGCATCTGTCGGAAACCGGCCAGATGCTGCGCCTGGAATATGGCGGGACCGAGATCGCGCTGACCCCGGTCAAGGCGCTGGTCGCCCTGCTGGTCCTGATGGTCACGGCCTGGCTGATCTTCAAGCTCCTGGGCCTGCTGCTGGCGGTCCTGCGCTTCCTCGTCGGCGACGAGACCGCGATCAACCGCCATTTCGCCCGCTCGCGCGAGAAGCGCGGCTATGCGGCCTTCGGCGAGGGCATGCTGGCCGTCGCCTCGGGCGAGGGCAAGCTGGCCCAAGACAAGGCCGCCAAGGCCGCGAAATACCTCAACCAGCCGCACCTGACCAACCTGCTGGCCGCGCAGGCCGCCGAGACGGCGGGCGACCGGACCCGCGCGATCGAGATCTATCGCGACCTGCTGTCCGATGACCGCACCCGCTTCGTGGGCATCCGCGGGCTCATGCGCCAGAAGCTGGCCGAGGGCGAGACGCACAAGGCCCTGCTGCTGGCGCAGAAGGCCTATGCCCTGAAGCCGCGCCACAAGGAGGTCCAAGACACGCTTCTGGAGCTGCAGACCAAGGAACATGACTGGAAGGGCGCCCGCCAGACCCTCAAGGACAAGCGCGCCCAAGGCGATCTGCCCAAGGACGTGGCGCTCCGCCGCGATGCCGTCCTGGCCCTGCAGGAGGCCAGCGACGTGCTGGCGCATGGCAACTCGATCAGCGCCCGCGAGGCGGCGATCTCGGCCGCCAAGGCCTCGCCCGACCTGATCCCGGCCGCCGTCCTGGCCGCGCGCAGCTATGCCGCGCAGAAGGATTACCGCAACGCCTCGCGGATCCTCGAAAAGACCTGGTCGGTGCGCCCGCATCCCGACATCGCCGCCGCCTATGCCGAGATCGTGCCGGACGAAAAGCCCGACACCCGGCTCAAGCGCTTCGACAACCTGATGCGCAAGAACCCCGACCACGGCGAGACGCGCCTGCTGAAGGCCGAACTGCTGATCTCCTGCGAGGATTTCCCCGGCGCCCGCCGCGCCCTGGGGGATCTGGCCGAGACGCATCCCAACGTGCGCACGCTGTCAATCATGGCCGCCATCGAACGCGGCGAGGGCGCCGACGACAGCGTCGTGCGCGGCTGGCTGACGCGCGCGCTGACCGCCTCGCGCGGGCCGCAATGGGTCTGCGACAAGTGCCACAACGTGATGCACGAATGGGCGCCGGTCTGCGACAGCTGCGGGGGCTTCGACACCCTGACTTGGCGCGAGCCCGACAATGTCCGCACCACCCCTTCGGCCACCGGGGCCGAGATGCTGCCGCTGCTGGTCGGTGCGCCCAAGCCCGCGCCCGCCCCGGAACCCGTCGCGCCCCATCCGGCCCCGACCGACGCGGTCCCCGACCTGACCGATCCGGTCGTCCCGCATCCGCCGGGTCCGGCCGAGCCCGAGGGCCCGCGCCCCGTGCGCGAACTGGACATGCCCGCCGTCCCGCCCGGCATCGTGCCGCGCGAAAGCGACTACCGCCGCGTGGACGACCCCTCGGCCACGGTGACCACGCCGGAACCGGTCAAACCGGCCAAGGCGCCCGTCAAGCCTGAGGCGGCCGAGCCGCTGATCATCACCCCGGCCCCCGCCCGCAAGCCCGACGCGGCGGCTGCCGACCAGCCCGCCCGCCCGATCTCCGAGGCAGAGCCGGTGATGATCCGGCCCGATGTGGAACCCTCGGACGGCAGCGACTCGGACAAGGATCGCACCCGCCCCTGA
- the arsH gene encoding arsenical resistance protein ArsH, whose amino-acid sequence MTDLPNIAPSLLRPIEAASLRPAGPATHRPRILILYGSLRERSFSRLTAEEAARILQALGAETRIYDPRALPLPDAVEADHPKVAELRDLVGWCEGMVWSSPERHGAMTGVMKAQIDWIPLSLGGVRPTQGKTLAVMQVCGGSQSFNTVNQLRILGRWMRLLTIPNQSSVAKAWDEFDADDRMKPSPYYDRIVDVMEELVRFTVLTRDIRDQLVDRYSERVEDHAALSARVNQTKAV is encoded by the coding sequence ATGACCGACCTGCCCAACATCGCCCCCAGCCTCCTGCGTCCCATCGAGGCCGCCTCGCTGCGCCCCGCCGGGCCCGCCACCCACAGGCCGCGCATCCTGATCCTTTACGGATCGCTGCGCGAACGCAGCTTCTCGCGCCTGACTGCCGAGGAGGCGGCGCGGATCCTGCAGGCGCTTGGCGCCGAGACGCGGATCTATGACCCGCGCGCGTTGCCCCTGCCCGATGCGGTCGAGGCCGATCACCCCAAGGTGGCCGAGCTGCGCGACCTGGTCGGCTGGTGCGAGGGGATGGTCTGGTCCAGCCCCGAACGCCATGGCGCGATGACCGGGGTGATGAAGGCGCAGATCGACTGGATCCCGCTGTCTTTGGGCGGCGTGCGCCCCACGCAGGGCAAGACGCTGGCGGTCATGCAGGTCTGTGGCGGCAGCCAGAGCTTCAACACCGTGAACCAGCTGCGCATCCTGGGGCGCTGGATGCGGCTGCTGACCATTCCCAACCAGTCCTCGGTCGCGAAGGCCTGGGACGAGTTCGATGCGGACGACCGCATGAAGCCCTCGCCCTATTACGACCGGATCGTGGACGTGATGGAGGAGCTGGTGCGCTTCACCGTCCTGACCCGCGACATCCGCGACCAGCTGGTCGACCGCTATTCGGAACGGGTCGAGGATCACGCCGCCCTGTCGGCCCGGGTGAACCAGACGAAGGCGGTCTGA
- the arsB gene encoding ACR3 family arsenite efflux transporter produces the protein MTDAPDPNPAALGPFERWLTLWVALAMLAGLVVGNLAPGLVGAVAGAEVASINLVVAVLIWAMVYPMMIAVDLGAVAGVWKQPRGLLITLAVNWLVKPFTMALLAVLFFEHVFAGWIDPEDAQQYIAGLILLGAAPCTAMVFVWSQLTRGDATYTLVQVSVNDLIMVVAFTPIVALLLGVTDIVVPWQTLILATVLYVVLPLAAGLLTRRMLGAQAAIDAFGRRVKPWSVTGLIATVAILFGLQGEVILDRPLIIALIAVPIILQSYGIFALAYGAAWLMKVPHRIAAPCAMIGTSNFFELAVAVAISLFGLNSGAALATVVGVLVEVPVMLTLVAFANRTRARFPERPLP, from the coding sequence ATGACCGACGCCCCTGATCCCAACCCCGCCGCCCTCGGGCCGTTCGAACGCTGGCTGACCCTGTGGGTGGCGCTGGCCATGCTGGCGGGGCTGGTCGTCGGCAACCTGGCCCCGGGGCTGGTGGGCGCGGTGGCGGGGGCCGAGGTCGCCTCGATCAACCTGGTCGTGGCGGTGCTGATCTGGGCGATGGTCTATCCGATGATGATCGCCGTCGATCTGGGCGCGGTGGCGGGCGTCTGGAAGCAGCCGCGGGGCCTGCTGATCACGCTGGCGGTCAACTGGCTGGTCAAGCCCTTCACCATGGCCCTGCTGGCGGTCCTGTTCTTCGAGCATGTCTTCGCGGGCTGGATCGACCCCGAGGACGCGCAGCAATACATCGCCGGGCTGATCCTGCTGGGGGCGGCGCCCTGCACGGCGATGGTCTTCGTCTGGTCGCAGCTGACGCGGGGCGATGCGACCTACACGCTGGTGCAGGTGTCGGTGAACGACCTGATCATGGTCGTGGCCTTCACGCCCATCGTGGCGCTGCTTCTGGGGGTCACTGACATCGTGGTGCCGTGGCAGACGCTGATCCTGGCCACGGTGCTTTACGTCGTGCTGCCGCTGGCGGCGGGGCTGCTGACGCGGCGGATGCTGGGAGCGCAGGCGGCCATCGACGCCTTCGGGCGGCGGGTCAAGCCCTGGTCGGTGACGGGGCTGATCGCCACCGTCGCGATCCTGTTCGGGCTGCAGGGTGAGGTGATCCTGGACCGGCCCCTGATCATCGCGCTGATCGCCGTGCCGATCATCCTGCAAAGCTATGGGATCTTCGCGCTGGCCTATGGCGCGGCCTGGCTGATGAAGGTGCCGCACCGGATCGCCGCGCCCTGCGCGATGATCGGCACCTCGAACTTCTTCGAACTGGCGGTCGCGGTGGCGATCAGCCTGTTCGGCCTCAATTCCGGCGCGGCACTGGCCACGGTGGTAGGCGTGCTGGTCGAGGTGCCGGTGATGCTGACCTTGGTGGCCTTCGCCAACCGCACCCGCGCCCGCTTTCCCGAAAGGCCCCTGCCATGA
- a CDS encoding ArsR/SmtB family transcription factor, giving the protein MEDKVALETLSALAQETRLSVFRLLVVAGPEGMRAGEIAQALGAHANTMSTNLSILAAAGLVRSQREGRAIRYVARMEGMAALVDFLLKDCCGGHPDLCDPLADRLTRTACPPSPTSKADPDDRRP; this is encoded by the coding sequence ATGGAAGACAAGGTCGCCCTCGAGACCCTCTCCGCCCTCGCGCAGGAGACCCGCCTGTCGGTGTTTCGCCTGCTGGTCGTGGCGGGCCCCGAGGGGATGCGCGCCGGAGAGATCGCGCAGGCTCTGGGTGCCCATGCCAACACCATGTCCACCAACCTGTCGATCCTCGCCGCCGCCGGGCTGGTCCGGTCGCAGCGCGAGGGCCGCGCCATCCGCTATGTCGCGCGGATGGAGGGGATGGCCGCGCTGGTGGATTTCCTGCTGAAGGATTGCTGCGGCGGTCATCCCGACCTCTGCGACCCGCTGGCCGACCGTCTGACCCGCACCGCCTGCCCCCCGTCACCGACATCGAAGGCCGATCCCGATGACCGACGCCCCTGA
- a CDS encoding MrcB family domain-containing protein has protein sequence MVHRRAVPSRAEIQALRAGAAVRGLRARRDGGRAAGLTDAPILSPLAAALSLTARRYAFERQRPVTGSAFASFFRRDVAALARALTDRRPERLLVRASTGAPGWASIPWLACFAPHVTRSMRHGLYVVIFIDPVGERIVLSLQHGAADALTRHGATEGRRILRQTAAATRAALAGCGHGFSDAPIVLNSTAALPLGYEAGCALSRVWQADAPDLAGLEDALSRMLDLYRDLVGGG, from the coding sequence GTGGTTCATCGGCGTGCAGTCCCATCCCGAGCTGAAATCCAAGCCCTTCGCGCCGGCGCCGCTGTTCGCGGGCTTCGTGCGCGCCGCGATGGAGGAAGGGCGGCTGGTCTGACCGACGCCCCCATCCTGTCGCCGCTGGCCGCCGCGCTGTCCCTGACGGCGCGGCGCTATGCGTTCGAGCGGCAGCGTCCCGTGACGGGCAGCGCCTTCGCGTCGTTCTTTCGCCGCGATGTGGCGGCCTTGGCGCGGGCGCTGACGGACCGGCGGCCCGAGCGGCTGCTGGTGCGCGCCAGCACCGGGGCGCCGGGCTGGGCCAGCATTCCCTGGCTGGCCTGCTTTGCCCCCCATGTGACACGCAGCATGCGCCACGGCCTCTATGTCGTGATCTTCATCGACCCGGTGGGCGAGCGGATCGTGCTGTCTTTGCAGCATGGCGCCGCCGATGCCCTGACACGTCATGGCGCGACCGAAGGGCGGCGGATCCTGCGCCAGACCGCCGCCGCCACCCGCGCGGCGCTGGCCGGTTGCGGGCACGGGTTCTCCGACGCGCCGATTGTCCTCAATTCCACCGCCGCCCTGCCCTTGGGCTACGAGGCCGGGTGCGCCCTGTCGCGCGTCTGGCAGGCCGATGCGCCCGATCTGGCCGGGCTGGAGGACGCGCTGTCGCGGATGCTGGACCTGTATCGCGATCTGGTCGGGGGCGGTTGA
- a CDS encoding CTP synthase, translating into MARYIFITGGVVSSLGKGLASAALGALLQARGFTVRLRKLDPYLNVDPGTMSPFEHGEVFVTDDGAETDLDLGHYERFTGVAARRTDSISSGRVYSNVLEKERRGEYLGKTIQVIPHVTNEIKDFLAIGDDEVDFMLCEIGGTVGDIEGLPFFEAIRQFTHERPRGECILMHLTLLPYLAASGELKTKPTQHSVKELQSIGLAPDVLVCRSEHPIPEKERAKIALFCNVRPDSVIPAYDLKTIYEAPMAYHRAGLDRAVLDAFAISPAPRPDLSRWEDVMDRLYNAEGQVNIAIVGKYVQLEDAYKSISEALTHGGMANKVRVKADWVDSEQLEGEGAHLLDGYHGIIVPGGFGERGTEGMVTAARYAREKKVPYLGICLGMQMAVIEAARNLASMPDAGSEEFDHEAGKTRFTPVVYHLKEWVQGNYTVQRKVGDDKGGTMRLGAYTAVLAEGSRISDVYGGALEIEDRHRHRYEVDGTYRAQLEDAGLRFSGMSPDGKLPEVVEYSDHPWFIGVQSHPELKSKPFAPAPLFAGFVRAAMEEGRLV; encoded by the coding sequence ATGGCGCGATACATCTTCATCACCGGCGGCGTGGTCTCGTCGCTTGGCAAGGGGCTGGCCTCGGCGGCACTGGGCGCGCTGCTGCAGGCGCGGGGCTTCACCGTCAGGCTGCGCAAGCTGGACCCCTATCTGAACGTCGATCCCGGCACGATGAGCCCCTTCGAGCATGGCGAGGTCTTCGTCACCGATGACGGCGCCGAGACGGATCTGGACCTGGGCCATTACGAGCGCTTCACCGGGGTGGCTGCGCGGCGCACCGACAGCATCAGCAGCGGGCGCGTTTATTCCAACGTGCTGGAAAAGGAACGGCGCGGCGAATATCTGGGCAAGACCATCCAGGTGATCCCGCATGTCACCAACGAGATCAAGGACTTCCTGGCGATCGGGGATGACGAGGTCGATTTCATGCTCTGCGAGATCGGTGGCACGGTGGGCGATATCGAGGGGCTGCCCTTCTTCGAGGCGATCCGCCAGTTCACCCACGAGCGCCCGCGCGGCGAGTGCATCCTGATGCACCTGACGCTGCTGCCCTATCTGGCGGCCAGCGGTGAGCTGAAGACCAAGCCCACGCAGCACAGCGTCAAGGAGTTGCAGTCCATCGGCCTGGCCCCCGACGTGCTGGTCTGCCGGTCGGAACATCCGATCCCCGAGAAGGAGCGCGCCAAGATCGCGCTGTTCTGCAACGTGCGGCCCGACAGCGTGATCCCGGCCTATGACCTGAAGACCATCTACGAGGCACCGATGGCCTATCACCGTGCCGGACTGGACCGCGCCGTGCTGGACGCCTTCGCGATCAGCCCCGCGCCGCGCCCGGACCTGTCGCGGTGGGAGGACGTGATGGACCGTCTGTACAACGCCGAGGGGCAGGTCAACATCGCCATCGTCGGCAAGTACGTGCAGCTGGAGGACGCCTACAAGTCGATCTCGGAGGCGCTGACCCATGGGGGCATGGCCAACAAGGTCCGCGTGAAGGCCGATTGGGTCGACAGCGAGCAGCTGGAGGGCGAGGGCGCGCATCTGCTGGACGGCTATCATGGCATCATCGTGCCCGGCGGCTTCGGCGAGCGCGGGACCGAGGGGATGGTGACCGCCGCCCGCTATGCGCGCGAGAAGAAGGTGCCCTATCTGGGCATCTGCCTTGGGATGCAGATGGCGGTGATCGAGGCGGCGCGCAACCTGGCCTCCATGCCCGACGCCGGGTCCGAGGAGTTCGACCACGAGGCGGGCAAGACGCGCTTCACGCCGGTCGTTTATCACCTGAAGGAATGGGTGCAGGGCAACTATACCGTCCAGCGCAAGGTCGGCGACGACAAGGGCGGCACGATGCGGCTTGGTGCCTACACGGCCGTGCTGGCGGAAGGCTCGCGCATCTCGGACGTCTATGGCGGAGCCTTGGAGATCGAGGACCGCCACCGCCACCGCTATGAGGTGGACGGCACCTATCGCGCTCAGTTGGAGGATGCCGGGCTTCGCTTTTCGGGCATGTCGCCGGATGGCAAGCTGCCCGAGGTGGTCGAATATTCCGACCACCCGTGGTTCATCGGCGTGCAGTCCCATCCCGAGCTGAAATCCAAGCCCTTCGCGCCGGCGCCGCTGTTCGCGGGCTTCGTGCGCGCCGCGATGGAGGAAGGGCGGCTGGTCTGA
- the secG gene encoding preprotein translocase subunit SecG: MENVILTVHLILAATLVGIVLLQRSEGGGLGMGGGGGGAGGGVMSGRAAANALSRLTWILGVAIFATSITLTILAARQASNSSIMDQFGGTAGQQQPAGSLPGLPAYTPPPTTAGNPLVPPSPDAADDGAAETAPATPQAVDPVTPPAAEAPVTEAPATTAPEAVAPAAPEPVAPAAPEAAAPDAVAPPAPASPVQGGPVEDSPASAAPAAPAATN, from the coding sequence GTGGAAAACGTCATTCTGACCGTCCATCTGATCCTGGCAGCGACGCTGGTCGGGATCGTCCTGCTGCAGCGTTCCGAAGGGGGCGGGCTGGGCATGGGCGGCGGCGGTGGCGGCGCGGGAGGCGGCGTCATGTCGGGCCGGGCAGCCGCCAATGCGCTGAGCCGCCTGACCTGGATCCTGGGCGTGGCCATCTTTGCGACCTCGATCACGCTGACGATCCTGGCGGCGCGCCAGGCGTCCAACAGCTCGATCATGGACCAGTTCGGCGGCACGGCCGGCCAGCAGCAGCCCGCAGGCAGCCTGCCGGGCCTGCCCGCCTACACGCCCCCGCCGACGACGGCAGGCAATCCGCTGGTCCCGCCCTCGCCCGACGCGGCGGATGACGGTGCCGCCGAGACGGCCCCCGCGACGCCTCAGGCAGTCGATCCGGTGACCCCGCCCGCAGCCGAGGCACCGGTGACCGAGGCGCCCGCGACGACCGCCCCCGAGGCGGTTGCCCCTGCGGCCCCAGAGCCCGTGGCGCCCGCAGCGCCCGAAGCGGCGGCACCCGATGCGGTGGCGCCCCCGGCCCCGGCCAGCCCGGTTCAAGGCGGCCCGGTCGAGGACAGCCCGGCTTCGGCCGCGCCCGCAGCGCCTGCCGCGACGAACTGA
- a CDS encoding cobyric acid synthase, with protein MTAVMIQGTGSNVGKSMLVAGLCRAAVRRGLSVAPFKPQNMSNNAAVTADGGEIGRAQALQARACGLEPVTDMNPVLLKPETETGSQVILQGRVIGRAQARDYQSLKPRLLAGVLDSFARLAAAHDLIIVEGAGSPAEVNLRPRDIANMGFARAAGVPVVLAGDIDRGGVIAQIVGTQAVIDADDAAMIRGFLINKFRGDPRLFDDGYRMIEERTGWPGFGVVPWFAGAHRLPAEDAVDLRHGQGEGLHVVCLTLSRIANFDDLDPLAAEPGIRLTMLAPGQAIPGDAGLVIVPGSKSTLGDLAFLRAQGWDIDLAAHHRRGGHVLGICGGYQMLGRVIDDPSGADGVAGQVAGLGLLDVATVMSGTKRLERVQGTALGQPVSGYEIHMGRTSGPDCARPFAHVPEADGATSPDGRVTGSYLHGLFSDDAFRAAFLARLGATSRPGFEAGVDAALDDLADHLEAHLDVAGLLAVAR; from the coding sequence ATGACGGCGGTGATGATCCAGGGCACCGGCTCGAATGTCGGAAAGTCGATGCTGGTCGCGGGATTGTGCCGTGCCGCCGTCCGGCGCGGGTTGTCCGTCGCGCCCTTCAAGCCGCAGAACATGTCCAACAACGCCGCCGTCACCGCGGATGGCGGAGAGATCGGCCGCGCCCAGGCCCTGCAGGCCCGCGCCTGCGGGCTGGAGCCGGTGACCGACATGAACCCCGTCCTGCTGAAGCCCGAGACCGAGACCGGATCGCAGGTCATCCTGCAGGGCCGCGTCATCGGCCGCGCGCAGGCCCGCGACTATCAGTCGCTCAAGCCTCGCCTGCTGGCGGGGGTGCTGGACAGCTTCGCGCGCCTGGCCGCCGCCCATGACCTGATCATCGTCGAGGGCGCGGGCAGCCCTGCCGAGGTCAACCTGCGCCCCCGCGACATCGCCAATATGGGATTCGCCCGGGCGGCGGGGGTGCCGGTGGTGCTGGCGGGCGACATCGACCGGGGCGGGGTGATCGCCCAGATCGTCGGCACCCAGGCGGTGATCGACGCGGATGACGCGGCGATGATCCGGGGGTTCCTGATCAACAAGTTCCGCGGCGACCCGCGCCTCTTCGACGATGGCTACCGGATGATCGAGGAGCGGACCGGCTGGCCCGGCTTCGGCGTGGTGCCGTGGTTCGCGGGCGCCCACCGCCTGCCCGCCGAGGATGCGGTCGACCTGCGCCACGGTCAGGGAGAGGGGCTGCATGTCGTCTGCCTGACCCTGTCGCGCATCGCCAATTTCGACGATCTGGACCCGCTGGCGGCGGAACCGGGCATCCGCCTGACCATGCTGGCGCCGGGGCAGGCGATCCCCGGCGATGCCGGTCTGGTCATCGTGCCGGGGTCCAAGTCCACGCTGGGCGATCTGGCCTTCCTGCGCGCCCAGGGCTGGGACATCGACCTTGCGGCCCATCACCGGCGCGGCGGGCATGTGCTGGGCATCTGCGGCGGCTATCAGATGCTGGGACGGGTGATCGACGACCCCTCGGGCGCCGATGGGGTGGCGGGGCAAGTTGCGGGGCTGGGCCTGCTGGACGTGGCCACGGTCATGTCGGGGACCAAGCGGCTGGAGCGGGTGCAGGGCACCGCGCTGGGCCAGCCCGTCTCGGGCTACGAGATCCACATGGGCCGCACCAGCGGCCCCGATTGCGCCCGCCCCTTCGCCCATGTCCCCGAGGCGGACGGCGCCACCAGTCCGGACGGGCGGGTGACGGGCAGCTATCTGCACGGGCTGTTCTCCGACGACGCGTTCCGCGCGGCCTTTTTGGCGCGTCTGGGCGCCACCTCGCGTCCGGGCTTCGAGGCGGGGGTCGATGCCGCGCTGGACGATCTGGCCGACCATCTGGAGGCGCATCTGGATGTCGCGGGTCTTCTGGCCGTTGCGCGCTGA
- the ispH gene encoding 4-hydroxy-3-methylbut-2-enyl diphosphate reductase — protein MEQIKAPLTLYLAAPRGFCAGVDRAIKIVELALAKWGAPVYVRHEIVHNKYVVDTLREKGAVFVEELDEVPGDRPVIFSAHGVPKAVPAEAARREMVYVDATCPLVSKVHLEAERHHAAGLQMVMIGHEGHPEVLGTMGQLPEGEVVLVETAADVATVQVRNPARLAYITQTTLSVDDTAGIVAALQARFPAITGPAKEDICYATTNRQASVKAVAPHIDALLVIGAENSSNSKRLVEVGRAAGCAYAQLVMRASEIDWRALEGIRSVGVTAGASAPEVLVNEVVDAFRARYDVTVEIVETAVERVEFKVPRVLREAV, from the coding sequence ATGGAACAGATCAAAGCCCCCCTGACCCTGTATCTGGCCGCCCCGCGCGGCTTCTGCGCGGGCGTGGACCGCGCCATCAAGATCGTCGAGCTGGCGCTGGCCAAGTGGGGCGCCCCCGTCTATGTCCGCCACGAGATCGTGCACAACAAGTATGTCGTTGATACGCTTCGTGAAAAGGGCGCCGTCTTCGTCGAGGAGCTGGACGAGGTGCCGGGCGACCGGCCCGTGATCTTCTCGGCCCATGGCGTTCCCAAGGCCGTCCCCGCCGAGGCCGCCCGCCGCGAGATGGTCTATGTCGACGCCACCTGCCCGCTGGTCAGCAAGGTCCACCTGGAAGCCGAGCGCCACCACGCCGCCGGCCTGCAGATGGTCATGATCGGTCACGAGGGCCACCCGGAAGTCCTTGGAACTATGGGACAATTGCCCGAGGGCGAGGTGGTCCTGGTCGAGACGGCGGCGGATGTGGCGACCGTCCAGGTCCGCAATCCGGCCCGTCTGGCCTACATCACCCAGACCACCCTGTCGGTCGACGACACCGCCGGAATCGTCGCCGCCCTGCAGGCCCGCTTCCCCGCGATCACCGGCCCCGCCAAGGAAGACATCTGCTATGCCACCACCAACCGCCAGGCCTCGGTCAAGGCGGTCGCGCCGCATATCGATGCGCTGCTGGTGATCGGGGCGGAAAACTCCAGCAATTCCAAGCGTCTGGTCGAGGTCGGCCGGGCCGCCGGATGCGCCTATGCGCAGCTGGTCATGCGCGCCTCCGAGATCGACTGGCGGGCGCTGGAGGGCATCCGCTCGGTCGGCGTCACCGCCGGCGCCAGCGCCCCCGAGGTGCTGGTCAACGAGGTCGTCGACGCCTTCCGCGCCCGCTATGACGTGACGGTCGAGATCGTCGAGACGGCGGTGGAGCGGGTCGAGTTCAAGGTGCCCCGCGTCCTGCGCGAAGCCGTCTGA
- a CDS encoding glutathione S-transferase family protein: MKKKSKMRLYSMPSSGNSYKIRLLAALAGIPLEVVDCEYGSAGLEAAKAAGALPFGKVPALQVGGGVALAESNAILCYLGEGTGFWPADPVTRAQMLGWMFWEQYNHEPVIAVRQALVSYPHRAADATPARLAELLERGHALLGVMEDALVGRDWLVEDAASLADLCLYAYTHSAGPRGGFEMERFPAVQAWLDRVAGLLGHVRIDD, from the coding sequence ATGAAGAAGAAGAGCAAGATGCGGCTTTATTCGATGCCCTCGTCGGGCAACAGCTACAAGATCCGTTTGCTGGCGGCCTTGGCGGGGATCCCGCTGGAGGTGGTGGATTGCGAATATGGCTCGGCGGGGCTCGAGGCGGCCAAGGCGGCGGGGGCGTTGCCCTTTGGCAAGGTGCCGGCCTTGCAGGTCGGGGGCGGGGTCGCGCTGGCCGAGTCGAATGCCATCCTGTGCTATCTGGGGGAGGGGACGGGGTTCTGGCCTGCGGATCCGGTGACCCGCGCGCAGATGTTGGGCTGGATGTTCTGGGAGCAGTACAATCACGAGCCGGTCATCGCTGTGCGGCAGGCTCTGGTCAGCTATCCTCATCGGGCCGCGGATGCGACGCCCGCGCGGCTGGCGGAGTTGCTGGAGCGGGGGCATGCGCTGCTGGGCGTGATGGAGGATGCATTGGTGGGGCGCGACTGGCTGGTGGAAGATGCGGCCAGCTTGGCGGACCTGTGTCTCTATGCCTATACGCACAGCGCCGGGCCCCGGGGCGGGTTCGAGATGGAGCGTTTTCCGGCCGTCCAGGCCTGGCTGGACCGGGTCGCGGGGCTGCTGGGGCATGTGAGGATCGATGACTGA
- the rnhA gene encoding ribonuclease HI gives MTDLFAWTDGACSGNPGPGGWGVLMRALDGATVVKERELAGGEAATTNNRMELMAAISALEVLTRPTSIVIVTDSAYVKNGVTQWIHGWKRNGWKTADRKPVKNVELWQRLDAAQATHTVEWRWIKGHAGHAENERADELARAGMAPFK, from the coding sequence ATGACTGACCTGTTCGCCTGGACCGACGGCGCCTGCAGCGGCAATCCCGGCCCCGGAGGCTGGGGCGTGCTCATGCGTGCGCTGGACGGCGCCACCGTCGTCAAGGAGCGCGAGCTGGCCGGCGGTGAGGCGGCCACCACCAACAACCGGATGGAGCTGATGGCCGCGATCAGCGCGCTGGAGGTGCTGACGCGCCCGACCTCGATCGTGATCGTCACCGACAGCGCCTATGTGAAGAACGGCGTCACCCAGTGGATCCACGGTTGGAAGCGCAACGGCTGGAAGACCGCCGACCGCAAGCCCGTCAAGAATGTCGAGCTGTGGCAGCGGCTGGATGCGGCGCAGGCCACGCATACCGTCGAGTGGCGCTGGATCAAGGGCCATGCCGGCCATGCCGAGAACGAACGCGCCGACGAGCTGGCCCGCGCCGGCATGGCGCCCTTCAAATGA